A segment of the Pseudoalteromonas sp. DL-6 genome:
CGCCGAGTTTAATGTCGTTCGCTTTTAAGCCACTTGAACGGACAATCACATTTGCATCTAATGCATTTAAGCCACTTAAATCAATTTTAGTATCATCCCACACTATTGGCTCTGCAGGCTTAGAGTCGTCTTTTGCTGGGACTTCTTTTTTAGCTACGGTTTCAGGTAAGTAAGGATTTAAATCAAGCATGCCTAAGTCAATATCCGCATTAACAGCTAAGCGACTGCCTAAATTTAACTTACTTTTACCTTTAATCTCGAGTGCATCGAGCGTTGCTACTAATTCAGTTAAGTTAAACTCTTCACCGAGTAAGTGCATTTCGGCATTGATGCTAAAGGCGTTAAACGCATTGTTTTTAGCGTTTAAGTCAACTCCTTGCCAGTTAGCAATATTTTTAACCGAATCACCGTTAAGTGTTAAAAGTCCTTTAATGTCTTGGCCTTGTTTGGCTATGCTGCCATCAAACATTAGATCTACTAAACGTGAGTTAAGCGTTTGCTTTACATTAAATGTGGCGCCTTCAATCGCTTTTGCTGGTGTGTCGAGTTTTACATCAAGCTCAAAGCGCTCTTGCATGTAAGTAATAGCTCCTTTGACTTCGAGCTGTTTGCGCAGTGAAGGCAGTAATATAGCCAGTTCTAAATCGCTAATTTGCTGTTTAGCGCTCGTTTGACCATCTAAATAAGTAAACGACCCGCCATAAATAGCGACCTCGCCTAACTGAATATCAAAGTTTTCAGGTAATTTGCCTGCCTCACCCGATTGAGTTTGCTGCTCTGATTGTTTAGCTACTGCATCAAATAACTGCCAGTTAGCTTTGCCGCTTTTATCGGTTTCTAGCAAGATATCAGGCTCATTAATAACAAACTTTTCTAGTTTTAACTCGCCACCGAGTAATGAAAGCCAAGGAATATGAACAGCAAGTTGCTGCATACTCGCCATATCAGCGCGAGAGCCGCTAGGCATATTGGCAAAATGCACATCATTAAGTTCTAACTTTAATGCAGGAAATACACTGAGGGTTTTATCGCCCTTTATGGTTAATGTGCGCCCGGTTGTTTTTTCAACCTGCTCAGACACTTTATTAAAAATGGTATCAGTAGGAATTAAAAAAGGTGCAGCAACAATTAGCGCTATGC
Coding sequences within it:
- a CDS encoding AsmA family protein; translation: MKTLFKVIGVLLLLCIALIVAAPFLIPTDTIFNKVSEQVEKTTGRTLTIKGDKTLSVFPALKLELNDVHFANMPSGSRADMASMQQLAVHIPWLSLLGGELKLEKFVINEPDILLETDKSGKANWQLFDAVAKQSEQQTQSGEAGKLPENFDIQLGEVAIYGGSFTYLDGQTSAKQQISDLELAILLPSLRKQLEVKGAITYMQERFELDVKLDTPAKAIEGATFNVKQTLNSRLVDLMFDGSIAKQGQDIKGLLTLNGDSVKNIANWQGVDLNAKNNAFNAFSINAEMHLLGEEFNLTELVATLDALEIKGKSKLNLGSRLAVNADIDLGMLDLNPYLPETVAKKEVPAKDDSKPAEPIVWDDTKIDLSGLNALDANVIVRSSGLKANDIKLGANQFTVALKNSIAKLSLDSFAAYEGTGKGVVTVNAQNTPYKIATNFDLDKIDAQPLLSDAAGFDKLMGKGSLNWNLTTAGQSQKTFINALNGKLGFKFADGAVKGANVAEMVRKGKELVKGNFNAASEGLDSGFEESEKTDFSALSGSFNFTNGVGKNTDLSLNSPLIRISGEGDVDLPQTLVNYRLVTGLVDSIEGQGTTDDSTGFKIPLRIKGPFHDVGIKLDIGSAVKDEAKEKAKDKIKDKLKGLFG